The Vitis vinifera cultivar Pinot Noir 40024 chromosome 12, ASM3070453v1 genome has a segment encoding these proteins:
- the LOC100249492 gene encoding transcription factor MYB41, which produces MGRAPCCDKNGLKKGPWTPEEDDKLSHYIQLHGPGNWRTLPKNAGLQRCGKSCRLRWTNYLRPDIKRGRFSFEEEETIIQLHSILGNKWSAIAARLPGRTDNEIKNYWNTHIRKRLLRMGIDPVTHSPRLDLLDISSLLSSSVCSSSQLNFSNLLGIQTLVNPELLRLASTLLSLKHENPHFPQNPQIWNSQVQNQINTPPLQSNQFHATPTQEAAAMQANTEGLPSNLTNPSYQNFTPSNFDESLASLPNYGFINPSETSTFQSLENQNNDLYYNNNQGFGFDSVISTPISSPTQLNSSSTFINTGNEDERESYCSSMLKFEIPESFNISEFM; this is translated from the exons ATGGGGAGAGCACCTTGCTGTGATAAAAATGGACTCAAGAAAGGTCCATGGACCCCTGAGGAAGATGATAAGCTCAGCCATTATATCCAGCTGCATGGCCCTGGCAACTGGAGAACTCTTCCAAAGAATGCTG GGCTACAAAGATGTGGGAAGAGTTGCCGTCTTCGATGGACTAATTACTTGAGACCTGATATAAAGAGAGGAAGATTCTCATTTGAAGAAGAGGAGACAATAATTCAATTACACAGTATTCTTGGAAACAA GTGGTCAGCAATTGCAGCTCGCTTGCCCGGAAGGACCGACAACGAAATCAAGAATTACTGGAACACCCATATAAGAAAGAGGCTTCTACGAATGGGAATCGATCCGGTAACACATAGTCCTCGACTCGATCTTCTGGACATATCATCTCTTCTCAGCTCATCTGTATGCAGTTCATCCCAACTCAATTTTTCGAACTTGCTTGGAATCCAAACTCTGGTAAATCCAGAACTGCTGAGACTTGCTTCCACCCTCTTGTCATTGAAACATGAAAATCCACATTTTCCACAAAATCCTCAAATTTGGAATTCCCAAGTTCAGAACCAAATCAACACCCCGCCATTGCAGTCCAATCAGTTCCACGCCACTCCAACTCAAGAAGCTGCAGCCATGCAGGCCAATACAGAAGGGCTTCCATCAAATTTGACAAACCCCAGCTACCAAAATTTCACACCCTCAAATTTTGATGAAAGCCTTGCTTCCTTACCAAACTATGGCTTCATCAATCCATCCGAAACCTCGACTTTCCAATCACTTGAGAATCAAAACAACGATCTTTATTACAACAATAACCAGGGTTTCGGCTTTGACTCGGTTATATCAACTCCGATATCGAGCCCTACTCAATTGAATTCATCGTCCACCTTCATCAACACCGGCAATGAAGATGAGAGGGAAAGCTACTGCAGCAGCATGTTGAAGTTTGAGATTCCCGAGAGTTTTAACATCAGTGAATTCATGTAA
- the LOC100254603 gene encoding phenolic glucoside malonyltransferase 1 — MASFETVNVLERCQVAPPPVMVDEKSKSLPLTFFDMPWLHSHLMESLIFYAFPHPKTHFIEAIIPNFKHSLSLALRHFYFLAGNLIFPPNFTKPEIRYKDGDSVSLIFAESTRDFNYLIGNHPRNVAEFHPLVPQLSPVSMSSSILAAPLLAIQVTLFPNFGISLGFTFPHSVADGNTFSQFVRLWASINKLGEETAMLQDRILPFYDRTVVKDPLGIESIFWNQVGKIKFEGYRPRPPTNNVLATFVLSQEDLQRLKRWVAAKCPTLSHVSSFTVACAYVWACMAKARAKSGEDVGENEPEHLAFVGDCRAYFDPPIPANYFGNCLAPCSATVKSLELITEDGFIVAANTIGKAIQERLRNKEGILKGLEKWMSNYKSLNPKRIFGVAGSPKFSCYDIDFGLGRPCKGEIISIDVTKSISLNEGRNNKEDVEIGLSFPKIKMDVFTSIFVNGLKIYD, encoded by the coding sequence ATGGCTTCATTTGAAACGGTAAATGTCTTAGAGCGCTGCCAGGTCGCTCCACCTCCGGTCATGGTTGATGAGAAGTCAAAGTCACTTCCTCTCACCTTTTTCGACATGCCATGGCTGCATTCCCATTTGATGGAAAGTCTTATCTTTTATGCATTCCCCCACCCCAAGACCCACTTCATAGAAGCCATAATTCCTAACTTCAAGCACTCTCTTTCACTCGCTCTCAGGCACTTTTACTTTCTTGCTGGAAATCTAATATTTCCTCCAAACTTCACCAAGCCTGAAATTCGCTACAAGGATGGTGATTCAGTTTCATTAATCTTTGCTGAGAGTACCagagattttaattatttgatcgGCAATCACCCACGTAATGTAGCTGAATTTCATCCTCTTGTACCACAATTATCACCTGTCTCCATGTCCTCTAGCATACTAGCCGCTCCCCTTCTGGCCATCCAAGTGactctttttcctaactttGGAATTTCTTTGGGATTCACCTTTCCCCATTCTGTTGCAGATGGCAATACATTTTCTCAATTCGTACGGCTATGGGCTTCAATTAATAAACTAGGAGAAGAGACCGCCATGTTACAAGATCGTATTCTCCCCTTCTATGATAGAACTGTGGTGAAGGACCCTCTCGGAATAGAGTCCattttttggaaccaagtgGGGAAGATAAAGTTCGAAGGATATCGACCTCGGCCTCCTACAAACAACGTCCTAGCCACATTTGTACTCAGCCAAGAGGATCTCCAGCGACTCAAAAGATGGGTTGCAGCCAAATGCCCTACGTTATCACATGTATCAAGTTTTACAGTAGCATGCGCTTATGTATGGGCTTGCATGGCTAAAGCTCGAGCAAAGAGTGGTGAAGATGTGGGTGAGAATGAGCCGGAGCATTTGGCTTTTGTGGGGGACTGTCGAGCCTATTTTGATCCACCCATACCTGCAAACTATTTCGGTAATTGCTTGGCTCCATGTTCAGCGACAGTGAAGAGTTTGGAACTGATTACAGAAGATGGCTTCATAGTTGCAGCCAATACTATAGGAAAGGCAATTCAAGAAAGACTTCGAAACAAAGAAGGAATTCTGAAAGGGTTGGAGAAATGGATGTCGAATTATAAATCTTTAAATCCAAAGAGAATATTTGGAGTCGCTGGATCGCCAAAGTTTTCGTGTTATGATATAGATTTTGGGTTAGGCAGACCTTGCAAGGGAGAAATCATATCGATAGACGTGACAAAATCCATATCACTCAATGAAGGCAGAAACAATAAAGAAGATGTCGAGATTGGCTTATCATTTCCCAAGATTAAGATGGATGTTTTTACCTCTATCTTTGTTAATGGTCTCAAGATTTACGATTAG